In the genome of Acidimicrobiia bacterium, one region contains:
- a CDS encoding geranylgeranyl reductase family protein: protein MVKRDVLVVGGGPGGSAAAHWLARAGYSVVLVEKKEYPREKTCGDGLTPRSIHQLTEMGFDFDAAEFHRVDGLRAYAGELVLEMEWPDHPVYPAWGGVIRRADLDQQVAGLAEKQGVEVIQHTTAHPVMEGGRIAAVELSSGGGVDRITPGFVVVADGSLSRFGRALGAVRDRRLPYGLAARAYFSSPMSSDGFMESQLNLHDEAGATVPGYGWVFPMGDGTVNIGVGVLSTFHRWKELNTSTLMRAMVASAPPHWEVGPESQLGEERGGKLPMSFSVGPLVGRNWVLVGDAAGAINPFNGEGIAYAYETGRMAASHVAAALESGEPGRLWGYRDEVVDTYDQYYRVARAFVRAVGRPGVMRALTRTGLRNRTLMEWTLRVMANLLRPGERHLAEAAFGMVERLVRLGPEP, encoded by the coding sequence ATGGTCAAGAGAGACGTCCTCGTCGTAGGAGGCGGTCCGGGTGGTTCGGCGGCGGCACACTGGCTGGCCCGCGCCGGGTACTCGGTCGTGCTCGTGGAGAAGAAGGAGTATCCACGGGAGAAGACCTGTGGTGACGGCCTCACTCCCCGGTCGATCCACCAGCTCACGGAGATGGGGTTCGACTTCGACGCCGCCGAGTTCCACCGGGTAGACGGCCTGCGGGCCTACGCCGGCGAGCTGGTGCTCGAGATGGAGTGGCCGGACCATCCGGTCTATCCGGCGTGGGGAGGCGTGATCAGGCGTGCCGACCTGGATCAGCAGGTGGCGGGGCTCGCCGAAAAGCAGGGTGTCGAGGTCATCCAGCACACCACGGCGCATCCGGTCATGGAGGGCGGCCGGATCGCCGCCGTGGAGTTGAGTTCGGGTGGCGGGGTCGACCGGATCACCCCCGGGTTCGTGGTCGTGGCCGACGGCTCACTCTCCAGATTCGGCAGGGCGCTCGGAGCGGTCCGGGACCGCCGACTTCCGTACGGCCTGGCGGCTCGGGCCTACTTCTCCAGCCCGATGTCGTCGGACGGGTTCATGGAGAGCCAGCTCAACCTGCACGACGAGGCCGGGGCCACCGTGCCCGGGTACGGGTGGGTGTTCCCGATGGGCGACGGCACCGTCAACATCGGGGTGGGCGTCCTCTCCACATTCCATCGCTGGAAGGAGCTGAACACCTCGACCCTGATGCGGGCCATGGTCGCCTCCGCCCCGCCCCATTGGGAGGTGGGCCCGGAGTCTCAACTGGGTGAGGAACGGGGAGGCAAGCTGCCCATGTCGTTCTCCGTGGGACCGCTGGTGGGTCGCAACTGGGTGCTGGTGGGCGACGCCGCCGGGGCGATCAATCCGTTCAACGGAGAGGGCATCGCCTATGCCTACGAGACGGGGAGGATGGCTGCGAGCCATGTCGCCGCTGCCCTGGAGTCGGGCGAGCCCGGCCGGTTGTGGGGATATCGCGACGAGGTGGTGGACACCTACGACCAGTACTACCGCGTGGCTCGGGCGTTCGTGCGAGCCGTGGGTCGCCCCGGCGTGATGCGCGCACTGACCAGGACCGGGCTGCGCAACCGGACCCTCATGGAATGGACGCTGCGGGTGATGGCCAACCTGCTCCGGCCCGGCGAGCGCCACCTCGCCGAGGCGGCTTTCGGGATGGTGGAGCGGTTGGTAAGGCTGGGCCCCGAGCCGTAG
- a CDS encoding DUF1761 domain-containing protein, with protein sequence MTFSNFFDSLGDLDWLAVLAGTVAIFVLGWLWYGPLLGKAWARENNVSADGSFEPKEMILGFVQFLVLNIGIAYFIPALHVAFQNPASFETLVMSSLALGIFVVGAFAVSSVIWLKKSWTGFAIDAGFAVVGIALASWVQDLVA encoded by the coding sequence GTGACGTTCAGCAACTTCTTCGACTCGCTCGGAGACCTCGACTGGCTGGCGGTGCTTGCGGGCACCGTGGCCATCTTCGTACTCGGGTGGCTCTGGTACGGGCCGCTCCTCGGCAAGGCCTGGGCACGGGAGAACAACGTGTCGGCCGACGGATCGTTCGAGCCCAAGGAGATGATCCTCGGGTTCGTCCAGTTCCTCGTGCTCAACATCGGAATCGCCTACTTCATCCCGGCGCTCCATGTGGCGTTCCAGAACCCGGCGTCGTTCGAGACGCTGGTGATGTCGTCGCTGGCACTCGGGATCTTCGTGGTAGGCGCCTTCGCCGTGAGCTCGGTGATCTGGCTGAAGAAGTCGTGGACCGGCTTCGCCATCGATGCCGGCTTCGCCGTCGTCGGGATCGCACTGGCCTCGTGGGTGCAGGACCTGGTCGCCTGA
- a CDS encoding threonine aldolase family protein, translated as MIDLFSDTHTLPDRGMRKAMAEADVGDEQLGEDPTTRRLEERVAEILGMEKAAFLPSGSMCNKVGISALTRPGDAVVCDHRAHLFRSEAGGSAVLSGIVYEPIATESGWFTAEQLGAALDPGSLYQPRTSVVSLEQTHNFAGGTVWPLDEYLAVCDLGRRSGARVHVDGARLFNAVVATGVPADRWAAPADSIWVDFSKGLGGPGGAAIAGSEEFIAEATRFKYMYGGAMRQSGILAAAALHGLEHNLDRLTEDHANAARLAGGLSEVGLAVSAPETNMVYFDPPPGRTLGEFLDALRLEGVRASGIQGRVRMVTHLGVDDAAVAAAVTTVGRVVGGA; from the coding sequence ATGATCGACCTGTTCTCCGACACCCACACCCTTCCCGACCGCGGGATGCGCAAGGCGATGGCGGAAGCCGATGTAGGCGACGAGCAACTCGGGGAGGACCCCACGACCCGCCGCCTGGAGGAACGCGTGGCCGAGATCCTCGGGATGGAGAAGGCCGCCTTCCTTCCGTCGGGTTCGATGTGCAACAAGGTCGGGATCTCCGCCCTCACCCGACCCGGGGATGCGGTGGTCTGCGACCACCGGGCCCACCTGTTCCGCTCCGAGGCAGGCGGGTCGGCGGTGCTGTCGGGGATCGTCTACGAGCCCATCGCCACCGAGTCGGGGTGGTTCACCGCCGAGCAGCTGGGGGCGGCCCTGGACCCGGGAAGCCTATACCAGCCCCGGACTTCGGTGGTGAGCCTGGAGCAGACCCACAACTTCGCCGGGGGGACGGTGTGGCCGCTGGACGAGTACCTCGCCGTCTGCGACCTGGGGAGGCGGAGCGGGGCGAGGGTGCATGTCGACGGTGCCCGTCTGTTCAACGCGGTCGTCGCCACCGGGGTGCCGGCCGATCGCTGGGCGGCCCCGGCAGACTCGATCTGGGTGGACTTCTCCAAGGGTCTGGGCGGCCCGGGTGGGGCGGCGATCGCCGGAAGCGAGGAGTTCATCGCCGAGGCCACCCGCTTCAAGTACATGTACGGCGGGGCCATGCGCCAGTCGGGGATCCTGGCGGCGGCGGCACTCCATGGGCTGGAACACAACCTGGACCGCCTCACCGAAGACCACGCCAACGCCGCCCGTCTCGCAGGGGGGCTCTCCGAGGTCGGGCTGGCGGTGTCGGCCCCCGAGACCAACATGGTCTACTTCGATCCGCCTCCAGGCAGGACGCTCGGGGAGTTCCTAGACGCCCTGCGGCTCGAAGGGGTACGCGCCTCTGGAATCCAGGGACGGGTGAGGATGGTGACCCATCTCGGGGTCGACGATGCTGCCGTGGCCGCCGCGGTCACGACGGTCGGTCGGGTGGTCGGCGGCGCCTAG
- a CDS encoding NADH-quinone oxidoreductase subunit A: MSLTAYLPIAIMFGIVVAFAVISVLASRLLTVSRPTPEKLEPYECGIVPLQEPVQRFPVRFYLVAMLFVLFDIEIVFLFAWAVVFHSLGWYGVGAVGVFTLLLIETLVYVWKRGALDWNVPVRQRYRAEATEPLGEAA, encoded by the coding sequence ATGTCGCTCACCGCGTACCTCCCCATCGCCATCATGTTCGGGATCGTGGTCGCCTTCGCCGTGATCTCGGTGCTGGCCTCCCGGCTGCTCACCGTCAGCCGGCCCACCCCGGAGAAGCTGGAGCCGTACGAGTGCGGCATCGTCCCACTGCAGGAACCGGTTCAGCGCTTTCCGGTGAGGTTCTATCTGGTGGCGATGCTGTTCGTCCTGTTCGACATCGAGATCGTTTTCCTGTTCGCCTGGGCCGTGGTGTTCCACAGCCTCGGTTGGTACGGGGTCGGCGCCGTGGGAGTGTTCACGCTGCTGCTCATCGAGACCCTGGTGTACGTTTGGAAGCGCGGGGCGCTCGACTGGAACGTCCCCGTGCGGCAGCGGTATCGGGCAGAGGCCACCGAGCCTCTCGGGGAGGCCGCCTAG
- a CDS encoding GNAT family N-acetyltransferase: MSSPRIVPYSSEQYDACRSLWVELTEHHRLIYGAPGIGGDDPGGDWDRHLASPLRLGTWVAVVDGVVVGLVGLQRTDRDGVEVEPMVVGATHRGAGVGGALLGRVLDECHRIGESSISVRPVARNTAALAAFKAMGFTTVGMVELFMDLDRRQGGWIEGVTIDGVDLDR; this comes from the coding sequence ATGAGCAGCCCCCGGATCGTCCCCTACTCCTCGGAGCAGTACGACGCCTGCCGCTCCCTGTGGGTGGAACTCACCGAGCATCACCGCCTGATCTACGGCGCCCCGGGCATCGGTGGCGACGATCCTGGCGGCGACTGGGACCGCCATCTGGCATCACCGCTTCGGCTGGGCACCTGGGTGGCGGTCGTCGACGGGGTGGTGGTCGGCCTGGTCGGCCTGCAGCGCACCGATCGCGACGGTGTGGAGGTCGAGCCGATGGTGGTCGGCGCGACCCACCGCGGCGCAGGCGTGGGCGGGGCACTCCTGGGACGGGTTCTCGACGAGTGCCACAGGATCGGCGAGTCCTCGATCTCCGTGCGACCGGTCGCCCGCAACACCGCCGCCCTGGCAGCCTTCAAGGCGATGGGCTTCACCACCGTGGGCATGGTCGAGCTCTTCATGGATCTCGACAGGCGCCAGGGAGGGTGGATCGAAGGGGTCACGATCGACGGGGTCGACCTCGACCGCTGA
- a CDS encoding NADH-quinone oxidoreductase subunit C, producing the protein MSERIDALVAGFPGASVEDSLGQAVVRLPRESMAAFAESARGAGFDTWIDLCGVDHLTRSPRFEVVVHLLSLEPPELLRILVGVPAEDPVVPTLTGVFAGANFFEREAFDLFGIEFEGHPDLTRILLPDEWVGHPLRKDAAVGSVPVQFKEANRAT; encoded by the coding sequence GTGAGCGAGCGCATCGACGCCCTGGTGGCCGGCTTCCCGGGGGCCTCGGTCGAGGACTCCCTCGGGCAGGCGGTGGTGCGCCTGCCGCGCGAGTCGATGGCCGCCTTCGCCGAGTCGGCACGCGGCGCCGGCTTCGACACCTGGATCGATCTCTGCGGCGTCGATCACCTCACCCGCAGCCCGAGGTTCGAGGTCGTCGTGCATCTGCTCTCGCTCGAACCTCCCGAGTTGCTTCGCATCCTCGTCGGAGTGCCCGCCGAGGATCCGGTGGTCCCCACGCTTACCGGCGTGTTCGCCGGAGCCAACTTCTTCGAGCGCGAGGCGTTCGACTTGTTCGGGATCGAGTTCGAGGGCCATCCCGACCTGACCAGGATCCTGCTCCCCGACGAGTGGGTGGGCCATCCGCTTCGCAAGGACGCTGCGGTGGGATCGGTTCCGGTGCAGTTCAAGGAAGCGAACCGAGCGACGTGA